In Spirosoma aureum, a single genomic region encodes these proteins:
- a CDS encoding TolB-like translocation protein — protein sequence MNGLAFFVAISLCIVSAVSVPFQGRNIAFQLYSGKSVSDDTLKKRKVGNPLDHLPKNIDVLTGFGERADFSPDSKRIAFMTKSFGDAMVLDLATRQIKCLTCNVPAAVFLRVMHLSNGDYILIGPEKFEDIRISRSRDNELWYLSKVPGSKPIKLGVLMSEGMAISKKSMKIAYSQVHDQVPQLAEHASRLTVCEVDLSGGTPKLINQKTVYEGAGYPYEAQDFFDNDSKMTFVRYEPIRDAAGKQIGQLASVMTLDLKTNEVINHSKKPTTYNECEGIFPGGKYTLVEADRQCDWLGGKRGGSNIDIWKLKLDGTGKDFVRLTNFNDFEGGKASNPVVSNDGKYMAFQLANTADPAGVGYGLLLYKF from the coding sequence ATGAATGGATTAGCCTTCTTTGTCGCCATTTCTTTATGTATAGTATCGGCCGTTAGCGTTCCGTTTCAGGGCAGAAACATTGCTTTTCAGCTTTACAGTGGGAAATCTGTATCGGATGATACCCTGAAAAAACGAAAAGTGGGCAACCCACTCGACCATTTACCCAAAAACATCGACGTGCTAACTGGCTTCGGCGAACGAGCTGATTTTTCGCCCGATAGCAAACGGATTGCGTTCATGACCAAAAGTTTTGGCGATGCGATGGTGCTGGATTTGGCCACTCGACAGATTAAATGCCTGACCTGCAACGTACCGGCTGCCGTTTTTCTACGAGTTATGCACCTGTCGAATGGCGATTATATCCTGATTGGCCCGGAGAAATTTGAAGATATCCGTATCAGCCGATCCAGAGATAATGAGCTTTGGTACCTAAGCAAAGTACCGGGTTCAAAACCAATTAAGCTGGGTGTACTTATGAGCGAAGGAATGGCTATTTCGAAGAAAAGTATGAAAATCGCCTATTCGCAAGTGCATGATCAGGTTCCTCAACTAGCCGAACACGCATCCCGTCTAACCGTTTGTGAAGTCGATTTGTCGGGTGGTACGCCCAAACTGATTAACCAAAAGACGGTTTACGAAGGAGCCGGGTATCCATATGAAGCCCAGGACTTTTTTGATAATGACTCGAAAATGACCTTCGTTCGGTACGAGCCCATTCGGGATGCCGCCGGTAAACAAATCGGCCAGTTGGCATCTGTAATGACCCTCGATCTGAAAACGAACGAAGTTATCAACCACTCTAAGAAGCCTACTACCTACAACGAATGTGAAGGGATTTTTCCCGGAGGTAAGTACACGCTGGTAGAAGCCGACCGGCAGTGCGATTGGCTAGGCGGAAAGCGAGGTGGATCGAACATCGACATCTGGAAACTGAAGCTCGACGGAACCGGGAAGGACTTTGTTCGACTCACCAATTTCAATGACTTTGAAGGCGGCAAGGCGTCCAACCCGGTCGTATCCAATGACGGAAAATACATGGCTTTTCAACTGGCGAATACCGCCGATCCTGCTGGGGTTGGGTATGGTCTGCTGCTTTATAAGTTTTAA
- a CDS encoding ice-binding family protein, producing MIKNLLLTCLSVTLLSTVSASFGQAPNLGTAATFALFTANGAFTNSGASLVTGDIGTNVGAFSGFPSPGTVIGNIRLPTSPEAAQAAIDVVAAYNSLTPAVCGTTIPAELSSLTLTAGISCQNLADPTTLNGTLTLSGPGIFIIKLNSALTTATNSTILLTNGATANNVFFQINGAATLGTGSTFKGTILATGAIVLATQASLEGRGLSTAGAITLNNNNVTVTGNVLLPDLTPIINLPSNNFTTSGADLVKNFTMGIYEVAGQPTSSGNIVFTITAPFGYTLAFNSSLTSIDVSGGSTIAVNNTNWAVTSNNGLQLTLTIKPGQFIAASPGNSIIGFTITRTVANSNGTANITVNVADDASKTYDNNPANNIYARNINAL from the coding sequence ATGATTAAAAACCTATTACTTACTTGTCTAAGTGTAACTCTGTTATCAACTGTATCGGCAAGTTTCGGGCAGGCACCCAACTTGGGAACAGCCGCAACCTTTGCCTTATTTACCGCAAACGGAGCCTTTACCAATTCCGGCGCTTCATTGGTAACCGGTGACATTGGCACCAATGTTGGTGCCTTCAGTGGATTTCCAAGTCCCGGAACAGTTATTGGGAACATACGTCTGCCAACCAGTCCGGAAGCAGCACAGGCGGCAATCGATGTGGTGGCTGCCTACAACTCGTTGACCCCTGCCGTTTGCGGCACTACGATACCCGCAGAATTAAGTAGCCTGACACTCACCGCAGGCATTTCCTGTCAGAACCTGGCTGATCCTACTACGCTAAATGGTACCTTAACCTTAAGTGGGCCCGGGATATTCATTATTAAGCTAAATAGTGCTTTAACGACTGCCACGAACTCAACCATTCTACTGACGAATGGTGCTACTGCCAATAATGTATTTTTTCAAATAAATGGAGCGGCCACGCTCGGAACGGGTTCTACATTCAAGGGTACAATACTGGCCACGGGTGCCATTGTCCTGGCTACACAGGCTTCACTCGAAGGACGCGGCCTGTCAACGGCTGGAGCAATTACCTTAAACAATAATAATGTTACAGTCACGGGCAACGTGTTGCTTCCCGATTTAACGCCAATCATTAACTTACCCTCCAATAACTTTACGACATCTGGAGCCGATCTAGTGAAAAACTTTACGATGGGTATATATGAAGTAGCAGGGCAGCCGACATCCAGCGGAAATATTGTCTTTACGATTACTGCCCCGTTTGGCTATACCCTGGCCTTTAACAGCAGCCTAACATCCATTGATGTGTCCGGAGGAAGTACCATTGCTGTTAATAATACGAATTGGGCGGTTACTTCTAATAATGGTTTGCAACTCACACTGACGATCAAGCCTGGGCAATTTATTGCTGCCAGCCCAGGAAATTCGATCATTGGGTTTACTATCACTCGAACCGTAGCTAACTCGAACGGTACAGCTAACATAACGGTGAACGTGGCAGATGATGCCTCGAAAACCTACGATAATAACCCGGCAAACAATATTTACGCTAGAAATATCAACGCATTGTAA
- a CDS encoding response regulator transcription factor has product MPTILLVEDDPNLGQLVQEYLIMKGYPTDRVTDGNQGLQKFMAGAYDLCIFDVMMPKKDGFTLAKEVRMAQREVPIIFLTAKSMQEDTIQGFKVGADDYVTKPFSMEELLLRIQAILRRYQRLTDATEPTTYKIGSFSFDYPHQLLSRSAESENELQPQKLTSKESELLKLLAQNLNQPVSRSFALKMVWGDDSYFNARSMDVYVTKLRKYLKDDTSVQLVNVHGEGFKLIA; this is encoded by the coding sequence ATGCCGACTATACTTCTCGTTGAAGACGATCCGAATCTGGGCCAACTGGTGCAGGAATACCTGATTATGAAAGGTTACCCTACCGACCGTGTTACCGATGGTAATCAGGGCCTGCAAAAATTCATGGCTGGTGCCTATGATTTATGTATTTTCGATGTGATGATGCCCAAGAAAGACGGTTTCACACTCGCAAAGGAAGTGCGGATGGCTCAACGCGAAGTGCCCATTATTTTCCTGACGGCCAAATCGATGCAGGAAGATACCATTCAGGGGTTTAAGGTCGGGGCCGACGACTATGTGACAAAGCCGTTCAGTATGGAGGAGCTGTTACTCCGAATACAGGCTATTCTTCGCCGATACCAGCGTTTGACTGACGCTACCGAGCCGACGACATATAAAATCGGATCGTTTTCGTTTGATTATCCACATCAGTTATTGAGTCGGTCAGCGGAGAGCGAAAATGAATTACAACCGCAGAAACTAACCAGCAAGGAATCTGAGTTATTAAAATTGCTGGCACAGAACCTGAATCAGCCCGTCAGCCGTAGCTTTGCGTTGAAAATGGTCTGGGGCGATGATTCTTACTTCAACGCCCGCAGCATGGACGTGTATGTGACGAAGCTCCGTAAGTATCTCAAAGATGATACAAGTGTTCAGCTCGTTAATGTACACGGCGAAGGGTTTAAACTGATTGCTTAA
- a CDS encoding dihydroorotase — MSKLLIRNARLVNEGRIVEADVRIEDGLIAQIGQRLSDAGISRVIDASGQYLLPGVIDDQVHFREPGLTHKATIHSESRAGVAGGVTSFMEMPNTVPNALTQELLADKYAIAAQTSLANYSFFMGASNNNLDEVLRTDPKTVCGIKVFMGSSTGNMLVDDEQVLDGLFRESPMLIATHCEDEATIRANTERYRTEYGDTATAKLHPLIRNEEACLKSSSLAVELAKRHNARLHILHISTADELKLFANDRPLTEKRITAEVCVHHLWFDADDYERLGNQIKCNPAIKAPHHKEALLAALLDDRLDIIATDHAPHTWAEKQQPYWQAPSGLPLVQHPLLLMLDFVDQGKLSIETVVRKMCHAPADCFQIDRRGYIREGYWADLVLVDPNRPTTVSKQNILYHCGWSPLEGHTFGASITHTIVSGELVYAAGEFLTDRAGERMNFNR, encoded by the coding sequence ATGAGTAAACTCTTAATTCGAAATGCCCGGCTGGTCAATGAAGGGCGTATCGTTGAAGCAGACGTCCGGATTGAAGATGGCCTCATCGCACAGATCGGACAGAGATTATCTGATGCAGGAATCAGTCGGGTAATTGATGCCAGCGGACAGTACCTGTTGCCCGGTGTCATCGATGATCAGGTGCACTTTCGCGAACCTGGACTAACCCATAAGGCCACTATTCATTCGGAGTCGCGGGCGGGTGTAGCAGGCGGTGTTACCAGTTTTATGGAAATGCCTAACACCGTTCCGAATGCGCTGACTCAGGAACTATTGGCTGATAAGTATGCCATTGCAGCGCAAACGTCGCTGGCGAACTACTCGTTTTTCATGGGTGCGTCGAACAATAACCTCGACGAAGTTTTGCGCACCGATCCTAAAACGGTTTGCGGTATAAAGGTTTTCATGGGTTCATCGACGGGCAATATGCTTGTGGATGATGAGCAGGTTCTGGACGGTTTGTTTCGGGAGAGCCCAATGCTTATTGCTACCCACTGCGAGGATGAGGCAACCATCCGTGCGAATACGGAACGTTACCGAACGGAATACGGCGATACGGCTACGGCAAAACTTCATCCATTGATTCGTAATGAAGAAGCCTGTTTGAAATCGTCGTCACTCGCTGTTGAACTGGCTAAACGGCATAACGCACGGCTACACATTCTGCACATTTCGACGGCCGACGAACTAAAATTATTTGCCAACGACCGGCCATTGACCGAAAAACGCATTACCGCTGAAGTGTGCGTGCATCATCTTTGGTTCGACGCTGACGATTATGAACGCCTGGGCAATCAAATCAAGTGCAACCCGGCCATAAAAGCTCCTCATCACAAAGAGGCACTATTGGCCGCTTTGTTAGATGACCGATTGGATATTATTGCCACTGATCATGCTCCGCACACCTGGGCCGAAAAACAGCAACCCTATTGGCAGGCGCCATCGGGTTTACCGCTGGTACAGCACCCGCTTCTGTTGATGCTTGATTTTGTCGATCAGGGTAAATTATCGATAGAAACAGTTGTGCGTAAAATGTGCCACGCTCCTGCCGACTGTTTTCAAATCGATCGCCGTGGCTACATACGTGAGGGTTATTGGGCTGATCTAGTCCTTGTCGATCCAAATCGACCAACGACGGTTTCGAAGCAAAATATTCTGTACCATTGTGGCTGGTCGCCGTTGGAGGGTCATACGTTTGGTGCCAGCATAACGCATACGATCGTCTCTGGTGAACTCGTGTATGCTGCGGGCGAATTCTTGACGGATCGGGCGGGAGAGCGGATGAACTTTAACCGGTAG
- a CDS encoding sensor histidine kinase, which translates to MSTQRIRWIVALMAVGLLGLVGLQWYWISSALHLQKEQFDYKVTDALQEVVRTLERQEIWYLTKQRIQAREHQDRLMAIAKKEGKTPVKEVAVAKKTPALTQNKVASNPNRAVNPQPDPQRIPYGMAPAGAVVVQSDVLHPVAHPLSAEQMAVVEEFFRQQDELMAVGDWQTQLAQQQQFNQWVDQILVNELNQINGQVATARRQDSLARIKAVRNRLRQVAQQRKLQKAAQKDSAQTDLAVSRPASFTPHKAGEQSNMIKDVLKGLLLSDRPIEDRINRLALDTLLHQSLQERGISIPFAFGVRTKSQPAFLFTSLGMNPQQFREGGYKAALFPNNMLETGNYVYIYFPTQKEFILSQLWFTFSASAVLILVILACFYIAISTIVRQKKLADIKNDFINNMTHEFKTPISTISLAVEMAQEQVRHPQVTMGAGSDDSSVNERLSRYMGIIRDETRRLGSHVEKVLQMALLDRGEIKLKLSSVNVHDVIEKVLNNMSLQIEQREGELDLQFDADREVIEADEVHVTNILYNLLDNALKYSPESPHIALVTRSLPEGVSITVADHGLGMTKDQVSRIFEKFYRVPTGNRHDVKGFGLGLSYVKKMIDEHHGQIHVESELGKGSSFEVILPYKQEA; encoded by the coding sequence ATGTCGACACAACGCATACGATGGATTGTTGCACTGATGGCAGTAGGATTGCTGGGCCTTGTTGGTCTGCAATGGTACTGGATTAGCAGTGCGCTGCATTTGCAGAAAGAACAGTTCGACTATAAGGTTACCGATGCTTTGCAGGAAGTGGTTCGAACACTCGAACGGCAGGAGATCTGGTACCTGACCAAGCAGCGTATTCAGGCCCGCGAGCATCAGGATCGCCTGATGGCGATTGCCAAAAAAGAAGGAAAAACGCCGGTTAAAGAGGTCGCTGTTGCGAAAAAGACGCCTGCTCTAACTCAGAACAAAGTCGCTTCTAATCCCAACAGGGCCGTAAATCCTCAGCCCGACCCCCAGCGGATACCGTATGGAATGGCACCGGCTGGTGCAGTGGTTGTTCAGTCGGATGTTTTGCACCCGGTTGCGCACCCGCTTTCTGCTGAGCAGATGGCTGTTGTGGAAGAGTTTTTTCGGCAGCAGGACGAATTGATGGCGGTTGGTGACTGGCAAACACAATTGGCTCAACAGCAGCAGTTTAACCAATGGGTCGATCAGATACTGGTTAACGAGCTGAATCAGATTAATGGGCAGGTCGCAACGGCCCGAAGACAGGATTCGCTGGCCCGGATAAAAGCGGTCAGAAATCGACTCAGACAGGTCGCTCAGCAACGAAAATTACAGAAGGCCGCTCAAAAGGATTCTGCACAAACAGATCTAGCAGTAAGTCGCCCGGCCAGTTTCACTCCGCACAAAGCCGGAGAGCAGTCGAATATGATCAAAGATGTGCTTAAAGGGCTGCTGCTCTCCGATCGTCCTATTGAGGATCGGATTAATCGGCTGGCTCTCGATACATTATTGCATCAGTCATTACAGGAACGGGGTATCAGCATTCCGTTCGCCTTTGGGGTTCGCACAAAATCGCAGCCTGCTTTTCTGTTCACATCATTGGGCATGAATCCTCAGCAATTCAGAGAGGGGGGGTATAAGGCGGCCTTGTTTCCCAACAACATGCTCGAAACGGGCAACTACGTCTATATTTATTTCCCTACGCAGAAAGAGTTTATTCTGAGTCAGTTATGGTTTACATTCAGCGCATCCGCTGTGCTGATTCTGGTAATCCTGGCTTGTTTTTATATCGCCATCAGCACCATCGTTCGACAGAAAAAACTGGCCGATATCAAAAATGACTTCATCAATAACATGACCCACGAGTTTAAAACGCCTATTTCGACTATCTCCTTGGCCGTTGAAATGGCGCAGGAACAGGTGCGTCATCCGCAAGTGACAATGGGCGCGGGTTCGGATGATTCGTCCGTAAATGAACGACTTTCGCGCTACATGGGCATTATCCGTGATGAAACCCGGCGACTAGGTTCTCACGTCGAGAAAGTACTGCAAATGGCCTTGCTGGATCGGGGCGAAATAAAACTGAAATTGTCCTCAGTCAATGTGCATGATGTAATCGAGAAAGTACTGAACAACATGAGTTTGCAGATTGAGCAGCGCGAAGGTGAGCTTGATTTGCAGTTTGATGCCGATCGGGAAGTCATTGAAGCCGATGAGGTTCACGTAACAAACATTCTATATAACCTGCTGGATAATGCCCTTAAATACTCACCCGAAAGCCCACACATTGCGCTCGTTACGCGTAGCCTGCCGGAAGGCGTAAGCATCACGGTCGCCGATCATGGGTTAGGGATGACGAAAGATCAGGTAAGCCGGATTTTTGAAAAATTTTATCGGGTTCCAACCGGCAACCGTCACGATGTAAAGGGCTTTGGCCTTGGGTTGAGTTACGTAAAAAAAATGATTGATGAGCACCACGGCCAGATTCATGTTGAGAGTGAATTAGGCAAAGGAAGCTCGTTTGAGGTGATTTTACCATATAAACAAGAGGCATAA
- a CDS encoding OPT family oligopeptide transporter, giving the protein MTPNPTPAHKPFISDKESPAEFTLKAIITGAVFGVLFGAATVYLSLKAGLSVSASIPIAVLAISLGRRFLNTTILENNIIQTTGSAGESIASGVVFTMPGFLFLTGGSGADFFNYWTILTLAILGGLIGTLMMIPLRRSLIVQEHGKLPYPEGTACASVLIAGEKGGDFAKTAYQGLGIALLYALLQKVLHVVAEVPVWATKQANRFFPSAQVAGEITPEYLGVGYIIGFRISAVLVGGGILAWLALIPLLASVVPGDTIALQLQKLGYLDNLQTAGGPGGWNPATHTFADTAAAIYRAYIRQIGAGAVTAGGFMTLIKTIPTIVSSFRQSFSKSSINAIETEDALSESDRTPRTERDLSVRIVIVGSIVLAALMVVLPQIPGDSLLTKLLIAVLVIVFGFFFVTVASRIVGLIGSSSSPVSGMTIATIMGTSLVFIALGLTGKVYEPAVLVVGSMICVAAANAGGTSQDLKTGYLVGATPKYQQMALFIGVIVSSLVVGATVKILDTPTPDLLAQGITHAIGSDKFPAPQGTLMATLIKGLLSFNLDWQFVLVGAFTAFVFELCGVSALAFAVGLYLPLSTTLPIFCGGLVKAIVDWNAKRKGTVEEDADLGKGNLFATGLVAGGALAGVAIALLSVNESIYNGLTALTLEPALAGALGEGGYMLLGALAFAGLAGILWRVAESKR; this is encoded by the coding sequence ATGACTCCCAACCCAACCCCTGCCCACAAGCCATTCATCTCTGATAAGGAATCGCCCGCGGAGTTTACCCTCAAAGCGATTATTACGGGGGCGGTTTTTGGCGTTCTTTTTGGAGCGGCTACCGTCTATTTATCACTCAAGGCCGGTCTATCCGTATCGGCTTCTATTCCAATTGCGGTACTGGCCATTTCGCTCGGACGTCGGTTTCTCAATACCACCATCCTCGAAAATAACATTATTCAGACAACCGGTTCGGCAGGAGAAAGTATTGCCTCGGGCGTAGTCTTCACAATGCCAGGATTTCTGTTCCTGACCGGTGGAAGTGGGGCCGACTTTTTTAACTACTGGACTATTCTGACACTGGCTATTCTGGGTGGGCTGATCGGTACTTTAATGATGATTCCCCTACGTCGATCGCTTATCGTGCAAGAGCATGGCAAACTGCCCTATCCTGAAGGTACGGCCTGTGCGTCGGTATTGATTGCGGGTGAAAAAGGGGGAGATTTCGCTAAAACGGCTTATCAGGGTTTGGGTATCGCCTTGCTTTATGCTCTGTTACAAAAAGTATTACACGTTGTGGCTGAGGTACCGGTCTGGGCAACGAAACAGGCGAATCGCTTCTTTCCGTCTGCGCAGGTTGCGGGCGAAATCACCCCGGAGTATCTGGGTGTTGGTTATATTATTGGCTTCCGGATTTCGGCCGTATTGGTCGGAGGAGGTATTTTGGCGTGGCTGGCGCTCATTCCACTACTGGCGTCGGTTGTTCCGGGCGATACCATTGCTCTACAACTTCAGAAACTTGGTTATCTGGACAATCTACAAACCGCAGGCGGACCGGGTGGCTGGAACCCTGCAACCCATACCTTCGCCGATACGGCAGCGGCTATCTACCGGGCCTATATCCGGCAAATTGGGGCCGGAGCTGTTACGGCGGGGGGCTTTATGACGCTGATTAAAACCATTCCAACCATTGTTTCTTCATTTCGGCAAAGTTTTAGTAAATCATCGATCAACGCGATTGAAACGGAAGATGCACTGAGTGAAAGTGACCGTACACCACGAACTGAGCGGGATCTGAGCGTTAGAATCGTTATTGTTGGTAGCATCGTACTGGCCGCATTGATGGTTGTGTTACCACAGATTCCCGGCGATTCGCTACTGACCAAGCTGCTAATTGCGGTGTTGGTGATTGTCTTTGGTTTCTTTTTTGTGACAGTTGCCAGTCGGATTGTTGGGTTGATTGGGTCGAGTTCTTCGCCCGTTTCGGGAATGACCATTGCTACGATTATGGGAACATCCCTCGTTTTTATCGCTTTAGGTTTAACGGGAAAGGTCTATGAACCCGCCGTTCTGGTTGTAGGAAGCATGATCTGTGTGGCGGCTGCCAATGCTGGCGGAACGTCACAGGATCTAAAAACGGGCTATTTGGTCGGAGCAACGCCTAAATACCAGCAAATGGCCTTGTTTATCGGCGTTATCGTATCGTCGTTGGTCGTTGGTGCCACCGTGAAAATCCTGGATACGCCAACGCCCGATCTGCTGGCCCAGGGGATTACACATGCCATAGGTTCTGATAAATTTCCTGCACCACAGGGAACGCTCATGGCTACGCTCATTAAAGGGCTTTTATCGTTCAATCTGGATTGGCAGTTCGTGTTGGTTGGCGCCTTTACGGCTTTTGTCTTTGAGTTATGCGGAGTTAGTGCACTAGCGTTTGCCGTAGGTCTTTACCTGCCGCTCTCGACAACTCTGCCGATCTTCTGTGGTGGTCTCGTTAAAGCCATTGTCGACTGGAATGCCAAGCGGAAAGGAACCGTAGAAGAAGATGCTGACCTGGGCAAAGGAAATCTCTTCGCAACAGGACTGGTGGCCGGGGGAGCGCTGGCCGGTGTAGCAATCGCCTTACTATCCGTTAATGAGTCAATCTATAACGGACTGACAGCCTTAACGCTTGAACCAGCTCTGGCGGGTGCATTAGGCGAAGGGGGATATATGCTACTGGGTGCACTGGCGTTTGCCGGATTAGCGGGCATTCTCTGGCGCGTGGCAGAAAGTAAACGGTAA
- the hemB gene encoding porphobilinogen synthase, which yields MNLIRRPRRSRQSAAIRDMVQETRLSVTDFILPVFIMEGQHVRSEVASMPGIHRLSLDLLLDEIQECVDLGIKTFDLFPNLPESKKDKYATESYNPDGLYLRAIRAIKDRFPDVMVMTDVAMDPYSSDGHDGIVENGKILNDPTLEVLGKMALAQAQAGANIVGPSDMMDGRVGYLRQVLDEGGFHEVAIMSYSAKYASAFYGPFRDALDSAPKFGDKKTYQMNPANSREALIEAQLDFAEGADFLMVKPALAYLDIIKLLNDNFHLPIAAYNVSGEYAMIKAAAQNGWLDGERAMMEALMSIKRAGASVILTYFAKEAARLL from the coding sequence ATGAATTTAATACGTCGTCCGCGTCGGAGCCGTCAATCCGCTGCCATTCGTGACATGGTCCAGGAAACACGCCTGTCTGTCACCGATTTTATTCTGCCTGTTTTTATTATGGAAGGGCAACATGTTCGTTCCGAAGTGGCTTCTATGCCAGGCATACATCGTTTATCGCTCGATCTGTTGCTTGACGAAATACAGGAGTGCGTTGATTTAGGCATTAAAACATTTGATCTGTTTCCCAATCTGCCCGAGTCCAAAAAGGATAAATATGCTACCGAAAGCTATAATCCGGATGGGCTCTACCTTCGGGCAATTCGTGCCATTAAAGATCGCTTTCCTGACGTGATGGTTATGACCGATGTGGCTATGGACCCCTATAGTTCAGACGGACATGATGGTATTGTTGAAAACGGTAAAATCCTGAACGATCCAACACTTGAGGTATTGGGCAAAATGGCCCTGGCCCAGGCACAGGCCGGAGCCAATATTGTTGGCCCTTCCGACATGATGGATGGACGTGTTGGCTACTTGCGTCAGGTACTTGATGAAGGCGGTTTCCATGAGGTAGCTATTATGTCGTACTCAGCTAAATACGCCAGTGCTTTCTATGGCCCTTTTCGGGATGCGCTGGATTCGGCTCCGAAGTTTGGTGATAAAAAAACCTATCAGATGAACCCTGCCAATAGCCGCGAAGCCCTTATCGAAGCGCAGCTTGATTTTGCGGAAGGGGCTGATTTCCTGATGGTAAAACCCGCGCTGGCCTATCTGGACATTATTAAACTGTTGAACGATAATTTTCATTTGCCAATTGCAGCCTACAACGTCAGTGGCGAATACGCTATGATTAAGGCCGCAGCCCAGAATGGCTGGCTCGACGGCGAACGGGCTATGATGGAGGCTCTCATGTCGATTAAACGGGCCGGTGCCAGTGTAATTTTAACGTATTTTGCGAAAGAAGCTGCCCGTCTTTTATGA
- a CDS encoding helix-turn-helix domain-containing protein — MNIYIKYMVSRRCKLVVEEILGQLGLPHGVVGLGEVEVKMDITEAQRDELKLALVKSGLELMDNKKAILIEKIKKVIVHMVHHTDHLPKTKNSDYISKQLNYDYTYLANFFSESTGITIEHFIIAHKVERIKELLLYDELNLSQIAYKLNYSSAAHLSNQFKKVTGLTPSFFKQLKQKKRTPLEDL, encoded by the coding sequence ATGAACATCTACATCAAATATATGGTCAGTCGGCGATGCAAACTGGTTGTGGAAGAAATTTTGGGTCAACTCGGGCTACCTCATGGGGTAGTAGGCTTAGGGGAGGTAGAGGTTAAGATGGATATTACAGAGGCACAGCGGGATGAGTTGAAGCTTGCTTTAGTGAAATCAGGACTCGAGTTAATGGATAATAAAAAAGCAATCTTGATTGAAAAAATAAAAAAAGTCATCGTCCACATGGTGCACCATACCGATCATCTGCCCAAGACGAAAAACTCGGATTATATCAGTAAACAACTCAATTACGACTATACGTACCTGGCTAACTTTTTTTCCGAATCAACCGGCATCACCATTGAGCATTTCATTATTGCCCACAAGGTTGAACGCATCAAAGAATTACTGTTATACGATGAACTCAATCTGAGCCAAATAGCCTATAAACTGAACTATAGTAGCGCAGCCCACTTATCCAATCAATTCAAAAAGGTCACCGGCCTGACGCCTAGTTTCTTTAAGCAGCTTAAACAAAAAAAAAGGACTCCCCTCGAGGATCTTTGA
- a CDS encoding alpha-amylase family protein: MNDTENSRRSFLKNTSAGTTFLATSSPFVTLDALTRQTIHSDTKVLPWYKTVTRWRQVNITEKDPLHYAIGWWRNYWKRTELGGIIVNAGGIVAYYPNRIPFHHKAEYLGDRDLFGELCKGAHEDGLAVFIRMDSNRAHEDFYKAHPGWFAIDGQGKPYKSDDLYISCIFSLYYQEHIPAILAV; the protein is encoded by the coding sequence ATGAATGATACTGAAAACAGTAGACGGAGTTTTTTGAAAAACACGTCGGCAGGTACAACTTTTTTAGCCACTAGTAGTCCCTTTGTTACGCTGGATGCACTAACTAGACAAACCATACATTCAGATACGAAAGTACTTCCCTGGTACAAAACCGTCACACGCTGGAGACAAGTCAATATTACCGAAAAAGATCCCCTGCACTACGCCATCGGTTGGTGGCGAAACTACTGGAAACGAACCGAACTTGGCGGGATCATCGTCAATGCTGGGGGGATTGTAGCCTATTATCCAAACAGAATCCCGTTCCATCATAAAGCCGAGTACCTGGGTGATCGCGATTTGTTCGGAGAGCTTTGCAAGGGGGCTCACGAAGACGGTCTGGCCGTTTTTATCCGTATGGACTCCAACCGGGCACATGAAGATTTTTACAAAGCGCATCCCGGTTGGTTTGCCATTGACGGACAAGGCAAACCCTACAAGTCCGACGATCTATACATCTCCTGCATCTTCAGCCTTTATTATCAGGAACATATCCCCGCTATTCTGGCAGTCTGA